A genomic region of Methanobacterium sp. SMA-27 contains the following coding sequences:
- a CDS encoding PQQ-binding-like beta-propeller repeat protein has protein sequence MIGKKNILIGFMMVCLFVSPIAIAPASATDWPMFQLNTNHTGYLDEASDFNPDTWIFQTAGKLTSPAISDKLIYFGSTSGLFSALNLDDGTKVWDFKAEGNITAAPVVVGDNVYFSSGDSYLYALNKKTGDDVWKYKTGNSIETTPAIDNGIIYFGSDDQRLYALNTNDSTMKWEFQTANAIRSSPTVFNDTVYFGSDDGKIYAVGINNGTKAWEYDTGSAVRSSPAINNTTLFMGTDNGNFYAMNTGDGSVLWTYNLNDSVKSSALLDSNDNSLFVGSDNGNVTALDMRDGKLKWSVNTGNVESAPALMGDNIVVTSTSGTVYVLNKFSGKEVWSFMPGYYLFNSPMSSPVIYGDDILAGDANGNMYSMDFSRKSGPVTPYVYYIAAIVIVIIGALVAFRVLRKRRKGEE, from the coding sequence ATGATTGGAAAAAAGAATATATTGATTGGATTTATGATGGTTTGTCTTTTTGTAAGTCCAATAGCAATTGCTCCAGCTTCTGCAACAGACTGGCCAATGTTTCAGCTAAACACCAACCACACAGGCTACCTGGATGAAGCATCGGATTTCAATCCAGACACATGGATATTCCAAACAGCAGGTAAGCTAACCTCGCCTGCTATTTCAGATAAATTAATATACTTTGGTTCAACCAGTGGTTTATTCTCGGCACTTAACCTTGATGACGGCACAAAAGTTTGGGATTTTAAAGCCGAAGGAAATATCACAGCTGCCCCTGTTGTAGTTGGCGATAATGTGTATTTCAGTTCAGGTGATAGTTATCTCTATGCTTTAAATAAAAAAACAGGAGATGACGTATGGAAATATAAAACAGGTAATTCCATTGAAACAACTCCTGCAATAGATAATGGAATCATATACTTTGGATCAGATGATCAAAGGTTATACGCATTAAATACCAACGACAGCACAATGAAATGGGAATTCCAAACAGCAAACGCTATTAGATCTTCCCCAACAGTTTTCAACGATACTGTTTACTTTGGATCTGATGATGGTAAAATTTATGCTGTTGGTATCAACAATGGTACAAAAGCATGGGAATATGATACTGGTAGTGCTGTGAGATCATCTCCTGCAATTAATAATACCACATTATTCATGGGAACCGACAATGGAAACTTTTATGCTATGAACACGGGAGATGGATCAGTTTTATGGACATATAACTTAAACGATTCTGTAAAATCATCAGCACTCCTCGATTCAAATGATAACTCTCTATTTGTAGGTTCAGATAATGGAAATGTAACAGCTCTTGATATGCGTGACGGAAAATTGAAATGGTCTGTTAACACAGGAAATGTTGAATCAGCCCCTGCACTTATGGGAGACAACATAGTAGTTACATCAACAAGTGGAACAGTCTATGTATTGAACAAATTCAGTGGAAAAGAAGTATGGAGTTTCATGCCAGGTTATTACCTCTTCAATTCACCAATGAGTTCACCTGTAATATACGGTGACGATATATTGGCTGGTGATGCCAACGGAAACATGTATTCAATGGACTTTTCACGTAAATCTGGACCAGTAACTCCATATGTCTATTACATAGCAGCCATAGTCATAGTGATAATTGGTGCATTAGTAGCTTTCAGAGTATTAAGGAAAAGAAGAAAAGGAGAGGAATAA
- a CDS encoding ABC transporter permease, translating to MVETKKIMWMIKKDLMVLWRHKPRLLSLFLFPIIMITLFGYGMGGTINNIPVVVVDQSQGPISDATLTAIKGNTLYDVKQITTDPNKGLQMVQNGQAKAAIILPTNFDNLNDTSQKSIVIDVDSSDQLAAGALIPATQGLFNQINQQIAVQKLQSSSISVASNQVNGTQVTPFQSILNTINLQVNKLYGNISYLNFLAPAIIGMTILFGCVFGMGEIIAGERERGELARLFMTPTSVATVVGGKIISKLVQETGRGILLIVAAIVLFGIIINGSIVLTILLLILGALCFIGFGIMVSARVSSQEDFMQSVMPITMPMMFLSGVFYPIETMPWIFQKIAYILPLTYVNDALRAVMLKGSGVGDIWLDIVVLLGFTAIFFYLGVTKFNRDI from the coding sequence ATGGTTGAAACTAAAAAGATTATGTGGATGATCAAAAAAGACCTGATGGTTCTATGGAGACATAAACCCCGTCTATTGTCATTATTTTTGTTCCCCATAATTATGATAACCCTCTTTGGTTATGGTATGGGTGGAACAATAAACAACATACCTGTAGTTGTGGTAGATCAAAGTCAAGGTCCTATATCAGATGCAACCCTTACTGCTATTAAAGGTAATACACTGTACGATGTAAAGCAGATAACCACGGATCCAAATAAAGGTTTACAGATGGTTCAAAACGGACAGGCTAAAGCAGCTATAATTCTACCAACAAATTTTGATAATTTGAACGATACATCGCAGAAGAGTATTGTTATCGATGTAGATTCATCGGACCAGCTTGCTGCAGGTGCTCTTATTCCAGCTACTCAAGGTTTATTTAATCAGATAAATCAGCAGATAGCAGTTCAAAAACTTCAATCTTCATCAATATCAGTTGCAAGTAACCAGGTAAATGGAACTCAAGTAACACCATTCCAGAGCATATTAAACACCATAAATCTTCAGGTAAATAAATTATATGGAAATATTAGCTATTTAAATTTCCTAGCACCTGCGATTATAGGTATGACAATCCTTTTCGGATGTGTGTTCGGTATGGGGGAAATTATAGCTGGTGAAAGGGAAAGAGGAGAACTTGCAAGATTGTTCATGACACCTACTAGTGTCGCAACAGTTGTTGGTGGAAAAATTATATCCAAATTAGTACAGGAAACTGGAAGAGGGATCCTGCTGATAGTGGCGGCGATAGTCCTATTTGGAATTATAATTAATGGAAGTATTGTGTTGACGATTCTTCTGTTAATACTAGGGGCTTTATGTTTTATAGGATTTGGAATCATGGTATCGGCCAGAGTTTCATCACAAGAAGATTTCATGCAGAGTGTGATGCCTATTACAATGCCAATGATGTTTCTATCTGGTGTCTTCTATCCTATCGAAACAATGCCTTGGATATTCCAAAAAATTGCATATATCTTGCCTTTAACTTATGTAAACGATGCTTTAAGAGCTGTAATGTTGAAAGGATCAGGCGTAGGAGATATATGGTTAGATATTGTGGTGCTCTTAGGATTCACAGCAATATTCTTCTATTTAGGAGTAACCAAATTTAACAGAGATATATAA
- a CDS encoding ATP-binding cassette domain-containing protein, with translation MKIDNKSIFGFLGPNGAGKTTTIKMLTCLIHSTTGTANVAGYDISKNPNEVREKIGMVPQLVSLYGDLTVRENIDLCADFYGLPEDLKVSRAEELMELVDIKYAQNKLVKQLSGGMKQKASVVASLIHQPDILFLDEPTIGLDPTTKRVLWDLVQELNSEGRTIILCSHDMYEVELLCDEIGIINGGVLAAFDTPRGLKDTMIHEQKEVKSSENSNVIKIMDELRKEGSVEDSEAYDQLKEKIERQNRDLKELSVMINNLDENMLNHLKNMPEVELLNEHDSGRIVMDIESSDESVNKIISEIIAKGGNITSISTKDPSLEDVFMSVTTKNKEEGAEDG, from the coding sequence ATGAAAATAGATAACAAGAGCATATTTGGTTTTCTAGGCCCAAATGGTGCTGGAAAAACAACAACCATAAAAATGCTCACATGTTTAATACATTCAACAACCGGAACTGCAAATGTAGCAGGTTACGATATATCAAAAAATCCCAATGAAGTGCGTGAAAAGATTGGAATGGTTCCACAACTGGTGAGTTTATATGGAGACTTAACTGTACGTGAAAATATTGATCTGTGTGCAGACTTCTATGGACTACCAGAGGACTTGAAAGTAAGCAGAGCAGAAGAACTAATGGAACTTGTTGATATTAAATATGCTCAAAATAAATTAGTAAAACAGCTTTCTGGAGGTATGAAACAGAAAGCATCAGTTGTTGCAAGTTTAATCCATCAACCAGATATATTATTCCTTGATGAACCAACAATTGGTTTAGATCCCACAACCAAGAGGGTTTTATGGGATTTAGTGCAAGAGCTGAATTCAGAAGGCCGTACTATCATCCTTTGTTCTCACGATATGTACGAAGTGGAACTACTGTGTGATGAAATAGGAATTATTAACGGTGGAGTTCTTGCTGCTTTTGATACACCAAGAGGTCTTAAAGACACCATGATCCATGAACAAAAAGAAGTTAAATCTTCTGAAAATTCTAATGTCATAAAGATTATGGATGAGCTCAGGAAAGAAGGTTCTGTTGAAGATAGCGAAGCATACGATCAATTAAAAGAAAAGATTGAAAGACAAAACAGGGATTTGAAAGAATTAAGCGTTATGATAAACAATTTAGATGAAAACATGTTAAATCATCTGAAAAACATGCCGGAAGTTGAATTATTAAATGAACACGATTCTGGAAGAATAGTTATGGACATAGAATCATCTGATGAGTCTGTGAATAAAATAATCTCAGAAATAATCGCTAAAGGAGGGAATATTACATCAATATCCACCAAAGATCCTTCCTTGGAAGATGTTTTCATGAGCGTAACTACAAAAAATAAAGAAGAAGGTGCAGAAGATGGTTGA
- a CDS encoding PadR family transcriptional regulator — MKENNKPPSDESEQDEFNDKDHEFDCDSDIFKYLKEYDLKLLRSMKGFGKTMILWRISKGRTHGYELMSQINKISPSSEETVRGPSKIYPVLHNLEDAGLIIGTWEAHGKRKVKYYEITEEGIQTLKRIKKVFSCHKTSLLEEFWRDMFSKNE; from the coding sequence ATGAAAGAAAATAATAAGCCTCCATCTGATGAATCGGAGCAAGATGAATTCAATGACAAAGATCATGAATTTGACTGTGACTCTGATATATTTAAATACCTTAAAGAGTACGATTTAAAACTCTTGAGAAGTATGAAAGGCTTTGGTAAAACCATGATTCTCTGGCGAATAAGTAAAGGAAGAACACATGGTTACGAACTTATGAGTCAAATCAATAAAATCAGTCCTTCATCTGAAGAAACTGTAAGAGGACCAAGTAAAATATATCCTGTACTTCACAATCTGGAAGATGCAGGTTTGATCATTGGAACTTGGGAAGCACATGGTAAAAGAAAAGTAAAATATTATGAAATAACTGAAGAAGGTATTCAAACTCTCAAAAGAATTAAAAAAGTCTTCAGTTGCCATAAAACATCACTTCTAGAGGAATTCTGGAGAGACATGTTTTCCAAAAATGAATAG